Proteins encoded within one genomic window of Parolsenella massiliensis:
- a CDS encoding helix-turn-helix domain-containing protein, producing MGGFLMRADLRFRYDVGVRRRAAELFSSGLGCRSVAASLPAPIAAVRKWQEIYRAFGSEVLLRMDGKQARYTYEQRVAAASAVVDRGMPRPAAMARFGIMSKSPLDRWCRLYREGGAEALRPKPRGRPKAAGPGPRSREEELEERCRRLEAEVAYLKKLRALAERDGL from the coding sequence ATGGGAGGCTTTCTCATGCGGGCGGACCTCAGGTTTAGATACGACGTCGGGGTGAGGAGGAGGGCCGCGGAGCTCTTCTCCTCTGGACTGGGCTGCAGGTCGGTCGCCGCCAGCCTCCCGGCCCCGATTGCCGCCGTGAGAAAATGGCAGGAGATATACCGCGCGTTCGGGAGCGAGGTGCTGCTGCGCATGGACGGGAAGCAGGCCAGGTACACGTACGAGCAGAGGGTCGCCGCCGCCTCGGCCGTCGTCGACCGCGGGATGCCAAGGCCGGCGGCGATGGCCAGGTTCGGCATCATGTCGAAGTCTCCCCTCGACCGCTGGTGCAGGCTCTACCGGGAGGGCGGCGCGGAGGCGCTGCGCCCGAAGCCCAGGGGCAGGCCGAAGGCCGCGGGGCCCGGGCCGAGGAGCCGCGAGGAGGAGCTCGAGGAACGCTGCCGCAGGCTCGAGGCCGAGGTCGCCTACCTAAAAAAATTGCGCGCCCTGGCCGAGCGGGACGGGCTCTGA
- a CDS encoding transcriptional regulator, with translation MNEKVAELIPFVDFLGAALGSATEIALHDLSDPAHSIVKIVNGHVSGRTVGAPATAFSLKMAEQLELSEDCFVSDYVSTTADGRPLQSSSYFVRDAGKIVGILCVNIDPQPFRTLEDGIKAFMEAYRHGGSEEFRDTNLEAVRSAYRASSVETLSIGGAETGVAEQVRSLLGALGKTSSELDQAGRVDVIRRLDAAGTFLIKGAAADVAGELHVSVPSVYRYLQRVRREG, from the coding sequence ATGAACGAGAAGGTCGCAGAGCTCATCCCCTTCGTGGACTTTTTGGGAGCCGCCCTGGGCTCTGCCACCGAGATTGCGCTGCATGACCTCTCGGACCCCGCGCACTCCATCGTCAAGATCGTCAACGGCCACGTCTCGGGTCGCACCGTGGGCGCCCCCGCCACCGCGTTCTCGCTCAAGATGGCCGAGCAGCTCGAGCTTAGCGAGGACTGCTTCGTGAGCGACTACGTCTCCACCACGGCCGACGGCCGCCCACTTCAGAGCTCCTCGTACTTCGTGCGTGACGCGGGCAAGATCGTGGGCATCCTGTGCGTCAACATCGACCCGCAACCCTTCCGTACGCTCGAGGACGGCATCAAGGCCTTCATGGAGGCATACCGCCACGGCGGCTCGGAGGAGTTCCGCGACACGAACCTCGAGGCGGTGCGCAGCGCCTATAGGGCCTCGAGCGTAGAGACCCTTTCCATCGGCGGGGCCGAGACGGGCGTGGCCGAGCAGGTGCGCTCCCTTCTCGGGGCGCTCGGCAAGACGTCGAGCGAGCTTGACCAGGCCGGTCGCGTCGACGTCATCCGCAGGCTTGACGCCGCGGGGACGTTTCTCATCAAAGGCGCCGCGGCAGACGTCGCCGGCGAGCTGCATGTCTCCGTGCCGAGCGTCTACCGCTATCTGCAGAGGGTTCGCCGCGAGGGGTAG
- a CDS encoding phosphoglycerate dehydrogenase, which produces MRHIKTIDDITKDGKVEFGEGYDFVEATEEADAILMRSTDLHGYELPSSIRAIARCGAGVNNIPIDEYAKKGVVVFNSPGANSNAVKELVIAMLILSSRGVVQSMKWVRAHADDPNILVDAEKAKKAFVGRELKGKRIGVVGLGNVGSKVANACVDLGMQVYGYDPFISVEHAWALSRDVQRVGTLEDLCRGCDYLTVHVPSKADTIGMIDADVLGLLNPGAVLINYARETIVDEDAVDAALQGGRLSWFATDFATPKTVAMPNTFITTHSGAGTGEAEANCADMAISELKDYLENGNIANSVNYPACSMGKARAASRVACLHANVPNMIGQITAILAKDNANVQRMVNESAGENAYTMFDTDEHLEDSTIDALKAIPAVYRVRVIK; this is translated from the coding sequence ATGCGCCACATCAAGACGATCGACGACATCACCAAGGACGGAAAGGTCGAGTTCGGCGAGGGCTATGACTTCGTCGAGGCTACCGAGGAGGCAGACGCCATCCTCATGCGCTCCACGGACCTCCACGGCTACGAGCTGCCCTCCTCCATCCGCGCCATCGCGCGCTGCGGCGCCGGCGTGAACAACATCCCCATCGACGAGTACGCCAAGAAGGGCGTCGTCGTGTTCAACTCCCCCGGCGCCAACTCCAACGCCGTCAAGGAGCTCGTCATCGCCATGCTCATCCTCTCGAGCCGCGGCGTCGTGCAGTCCATGAAGTGGGTGCGCGCCCACGCCGACGACCCCAACATCCTCGTGGATGCCGAGAAGGCCAAGAAGGCGTTCGTGGGCCGCGAGCTCAAGGGCAAGCGTATCGGCGTCGTGGGCCTGGGCAACGTGGGCTCCAAGGTGGCGAACGCCTGCGTCGACCTCGGCATGCAGGTCTATGGCTACGACCCGTTCATCTCCGTTGAGCACGCCTGGGCGCTCAGTCGCGACGTCCAGCGCGTCGGCACGCTCGAGGACCTGTGCCGCGGCTGCGACTACCTCACCGTCCACGTCCCCAGCAAGGCAGACACCATCGGCATGATCGATGCCGACGTCCTGGGCCTTCTCAACCCGGGAGCGGTGCTCATCAACTACGCCCGCGAGACGATCGTGGACGAGGACGCCGTGGACGCCGCGCTTCAGGGTGGGCGCCTCTCGTGGTTTGCCACCGACTTCGCCACGCCCAAGACCGTGGCCATGCCCAACACGTTCATCACGACCCACTCCGGCGCCGGCACGGGCGAGGCCGAGGCCAACTGCGCCGACATGGCGATCTCCGAGCTCAAGGACTACCTCGAGAACGGCAACATCGCCAACTCGGTGAACTACCCCGCCTGCTCCATGGGCAAGGCCCGCGCCGCGAGCCGCGTGGCATGCCTGCACGCCAACGTCCCCAACATGATCGGCCAGATCACGGCGATCCTTGCCAAAGACAACGCCAACGTGCAGCGCATGGTCAACGAGAGCGCCGGCGAGAACGCCTACACGATGTTCGACACCGACGAGCACCTCGAGGACTCCACGATCGACGCCCTGAAGGCGATTCCAGCCGTGTACCGCGTGCGCGTCATCAAGTAG
- a CDS encoding amidohydrolase family protein, which translates to MDSKSFVLKGNVCYNTTPQEVCCVEGGYAVCVDGVSAGVFDELPEKYAGLPLVDCGDNLVIPGMSDIHIHAPQYAFRGLGMDLELLDWLNTHTFPEEAHYADLAYAERAYGIFASDLRHSPTTRAVVFGTMHVEATELLMDKLEVTGLATYVGKVNMDRNGGENLEEDTAQSAADTRRWLADVEGRYDHTAPIITPRFTPSVTDGLMAELADIAHELGLPVQSHLSENPSECGWVKELCPWSSCYGDAYDHFGLLGPRTVMAHCIYSDKTETELLRSSGTYVAHCPQSNAQLSSGIAPIRRYLDLGMNVGLGTDVAGGANLSMFRCMADAVAVSKLRWRLVDDSLPALTTQEALWLATAGGGSFFGRVGSLAEGYEFDALVLDDSNIATPRDLSVWERLERYVYLAEEGGRLVRKYVSGREIDLS; encoded by the coding sequence ATGGATTCCAAGTCATTCGTCCTCAAGGGCAACGTCTGCTACAACACCACGCCCCAGGAGGTGTGCTGCGTCGAGGGCGGCTATGCCGTGTGTGTAGACGGCGTCTCCGCCGGCGTGTTCGACGAGCTGCCCGAGAAGTACGCGGGCCTGCCGCTTGTCGACTGCGGCGACAACCTCGTTATCCCGGGCATGAGCGACATCCACATCCACGCCCCGCAGTACGCGTTTCGCGGCCTAGGCATGGACCTTGAGCTGCTCGACTGGCTGAACACCCACACGTTTCCCGAGGAGGCCCACTACGCAGACCTCGCCTACGCCGAGCGCGCCTACGGCATCTTTGCGAGCGACCTGCGCCATTCGCCCACGACGCGCGCCGTCGTCTTTGGCACGATGCACGTCGAGGCCACCGAGCTGCTCATGGACAAGCTCGAGGTCACGGGCCTTGCCACGTATGTGGGCAAGGTGAACATGGACCGCAACGGCGGCGAGAACCTTGAGGAGGACACCGCCCAGTCCGCTGCTGACACCCGTCGCTGGCTCGCAGACGTCGAGGGCCGCTACGACCACACGGCGCCCATCATCACGCCACGCTTCACCCCGAGCGTCACCGACGGGCTCATGGCCGAGCTTGCCGACATCGCGCACGAGTTGGGCCTGCCCGTCCAGAGCCACCTGTCCGAGAACCCCTCGGAGTGCGGCTGGGTCAAGGAGCTGTGCCCGTGGTCGAGCTGCTATGGCGACGCCTACGACCACTTTGGCCTGCTTGGCCCGCGCACGGTCATGGCCCACTGCATTTACTCCGATAAGACCGAGACCGAGCTTCTGCGTAGCAGCGGCACCTACGTGGCCCACTGCCCGCAGTCAAACGCCCAGCTCTCGAGCGGCATCGCGCCCATCCGCCGCTACCTTGACCTGGGCATGAACGTGGGCCTGGGCACCGACGTCGCCGGCGGCGCCAACCTGTCGATGTTCCGCTGCATGGCAGACGCCGTGGCCGTCTCGAAGCTGCGCTGGAGACTCGTGGACGACTCGCTTCCCGCGCTCACCACGCAGGAAGCGCTGTGGCTCGCCACGGCCGGCGGCGGCTCGTTCTTTGGCCGTGTTGGCTCGCTTGCCGAGGGCTACGAGTTCGATGCCCTCGTGCTCGACGACTCCAACATCGCCACCCCGCGTGACCTTAGCGTCTGGGAGCGCCTCGAGCGCTACGTCTACCTGGCGGAGGAGGGCGGCCGCCTCGTGCGCAAGTACGTCTCGGGCCGCGAGATTGATCTCTCCTAG
- the serC gene encoding 3-phosphoserine/phosphohydroxythreonine transaminase — protein sequence MARVFNFAAGPSALPESVLAECAAEMLDYHGCGMSVLEMSHRSSAYQEIFDDAEATLRRIADIPSNYKVLFLQGGATLQFAGIPMNLMESGRAGYLVTGNFAAKAEKEARKYGGVDVLATSEYTGFDRIPDVAGVGELAEATGYDYVYICQNNTIFGTQYHELPQTGEVPLVSDVSSCFLAEPIDVARYGLVYAGAQKNAGCAGVTVVIVRDDLIENGPALPICPTYLDYREQAKKGSMLNTPNTFGIYLCGKVYHWIEAQGGLAAMERMNREKSGLLYDYLDQSHLFHGHAQPASRSIANVTFRTGDERLDAAFVAGATERGLVGVKGHRLVGGMRASVYNAVPVEGVRALVDYMAEFEAEHTR from the coding sequence ATGGCTCGAGTCTTCAACTTCGCGGCAGGCCCGTCGGCGCTGCCCGAGAGCGTGCTCGCCGAGTGCGCGGCCGAGATGCTCGACTACCACGGCTGTGGCATGAGCGTGCTGGAGATGAGCCATCGATCTAGTGCCTACCAGGAGATCTTCGACGACGCCGAGGCGACGCTTCGCCGCATCGCCGACATCCCGAGCAACTACAAGGTGCTGTTCCTCCAGGGAGGCGCCACGCTGCAGTTCGCCGGCATCCCGATGAACCTCATGGAAAGCGGGCGAGCGGGCTATCTCGTGACGGGCAACTTCGCCGCCAAGGCCGAGAAGGAGGCCCGCAAGTACGGCGGGGTGGACGTGCTCGCCACGAGCGAGTACACCGGCTTCGACCGCATCCCCGACGTCGCCGGCGTGGGCGAGCTTGCCGAGGCCACGGGCTACGACTACGTCTACATCTGCCAGAACAACACGATCTTTGGCACGCAGTACCACGAGCTGCCGCAGACCGGCGAGGTCCCGCTCGTCTCCGACGTCTCGAGCTGCTTTCTGGCCGAGCCCATCGACGTCGCCCGCTACGGCCTCGTCTACGCGGGCGCCCAGAAGAACGCCGGGTGCGCCGGCGTCACCGTGGTCATCGTGCGAGACGACCTCATCGAGAACGGCCCGGCGCTGCCCATCTGTCCCACCTACCTCGACTATCGCGAGCAGGCCAAGAAGGGCTCGATGCTGAACACGCCCAACACGTTTGGCATCTACCTGTGCGGCAAGGTCTACCACTGGATCGAGGCGCAGGGTGGCCTTGCGGCCATGGAGCGCATGAACCGCGAGAAGAGCGGCCTTCTCTACGACTACCTCGACCAGTCTCACCTGTTCCATGGCCACGCCCAGCCCGCCAGCCGCTCCATCGCCAACGTAACGTTCCGCACGGGCGACGAGCGCCTCGACGCCGCGTTTGTGGCCGGCGCCACCGAACGCGGCCTCGTGGGCGTCAAGGGGCACCGCCTCGTGGGCGGCATGCGCGCGAGCGTCTACAACGCCGTGCCCGTCGAGGGCGTGCGCGCGCTCGTGGACTACATGGCCGAGTTCGAGGCCGAGCACACCAGGTAG
- a CDS encoding transcriptional regulator, which yields MDAAQTDFYARLAHAIAVQFGSNCEVVVHDLETDDPERSIVAIENGHVTGRSVGDGPSHIVLDAVKAGKVHKLSDRLAYLTKTTDGRILRSSTVFIRSAENVPVGILGINYDITVLSAAADTLNAMTGTGPGDDPTGDPEPIVRSVADLLDDLIEQSVALVGKPAALMSKDERVRAIRYLNDAGAFLITKSGPKVCKYFGISKYTLYSYLDEAKSDQG from the coding sequence ATGGATGCCGCCCAGACAGACTTCTACGCTCGACTCGCCCACGCCATCGCCGTGCAGTTTGGCTCGAACTGCGAGGTCGTCGTCCATGACCTCGAGACCGACGACCCCGAGCGCTCCATCGTGGCCATCGAGAACGGCCACGTCACCGGCCGCTCCGTGGGAGACGGCCCCAGCCACATCGTGCTCGACGCGGTGAAGGCCGGCAAGGTCCACAAGCTGTCGGACCGCCTTGCCTACCTCACCAAGACGACCGACGGCCGCATCCTGCGCTCCTCGACCGTCTTCATCCGCAGCGCCGAGAACGTGCCCGTGGGCATCCTGGGCATCAACTACGACATCACGGTGCTGAGCGCCGCCGCCGACACCCTGAACGCCATGACGGGCACGGGCCCGGGAGACGATCCCACCGGCGACCCCGAGCCCATCGTTCGCAGCGTCGCAGACCTGCTCGACGACCTCATCGAGCAGAGCGTGGCGCTCGTGGGGAAGCCGGCCGCCCTCATGAGCAAGGACGAGCGCGTGCGCGCCATCCGCTACCTCAACGACGCCGGCGCCTTCCTCATCACGAAGTCGGGCCCCAAGGTGTGCAAGTACTTCGGCATCTCCAAGTACACGCTCTACAGTTACCTGGACGAGGCCAAGAGCGACCAGGGCTAG
- a CDS encoding IS3 family transposase: MPQARGRGRLPKKIARPGRAGRALTGAKAEAVAALRAEGHSLRHLLACSGLARSTYYYALAHPPRPTRPELWEAAAEIFSRTANGCGHRQVAMCLRAEEGAVIADKTVLKMMREMGIRCGIRRETAYHRYSSYRGVVGSTFENLLARDFAAGAPWEKLGTDVTEFKVAGGKAYWAPTLDFCTKEIVASDVSASPDMTQQLRMLDELLARLPEGASPVMHSDMGWQYQHERYAARLREAGIAQSMSRKGNCIDNAATEQLFGHVKDEFYRGCEWDSFEDFKRDLEAYVVHWNTRRRQVRLKGLTPEEFRRQALTA, from the coding sequence CTGCCGCAGGCTCGAGGCCGAGGTCGCCTACCTAAAAAAATTGCGCGCCCTGGCCGAGCGGGACGGGCTCTGACCGGGGCGAAGGCCGAGGCGGTCGCGGCCCTGCGCGCCGAGGGGCACTCGCTGCGGCACCTGCTCGCGTGCTCGGGGCTCGCAAGGTCGACCTACTACTACGCCCTGGCGCACCCGCCGCGGCCGACGAGACCGGAGCTCTGGGAGGCGGCGGCCGAGATCTTCTCCCGCACCGCCAACGGCTGCGGCCACCGCCAGGTCGCGATGTGCCTCAGGGCGGAGGAGGGCGCCGTGATCGCCGACAAGACGGTGCTCAAGATGATGCGCGAGATGGGGATCCGCTGCGGCATACGCCGCGAGACCGCCTACCACAGGTACAGCTCGTACAGGGGAGTCGTGGGCAGCACGTTCGAGAACCTGCTCGCCCGGGACTTCGCCGCCGGCGCCCCGTGGGAGAAGCTCGGCACGGACGTCACCGAGTTCAAGGTGGCCGGCGGCAAGGCCTATTGGGCGCCCACGCTGGACTTCTGCACCAAGGAGATCGTGGCGAGCGACGTCTCGGCCTCGCCCGACATGACCCAGCAGCTTAGGATGCTGGATGAGCTCCTGGCGAGGCTCCCGGAGGGGGCGTCGCCGGTCATGCACTCGGACATGGGCTGGCAGTATCAGCACGAGCGGTACGCGGCGAGGCTCAGGGAGGCTGGCATCGCCCAGAGCATGTCCCGCAAGGGCAACTGCATCGACAACGCCGCCACCGAGCAGCTCTTCGGCCACGTCAAGGACGAGTTCTACCGGGGCTGCGAGTGGGACAGCTTCGAGGACTTCAAGCGCGACCTCGAGGCGTACGTCGTCCACTGGAACACGCGCCGGAGGCAGGTAAGATTGAAGGGCCTGACCCCGGAGGAGTTCCGGAGACAGGCCCTCACGGCCTAG
- the ssnA gene encoding putative aminohydrolase SsnA, whose protein sequence is MLIVGNGRVITRDDEKPYLEHGAVAIYGDTIVAVGDEAELKAANPGYEYVDAHGGVIMPGLVNCHTHIYSGLARGLAIDGCNPTNFLENLEQQWWKIDDNLTLDGTRASAYATILDSLRDGVTTIFDHHASFCEIPGSLFAIKDVAKELGMRSCLCYEVSDRRGQEKCDQSIAENAEFAQWAHDAREKDNDTMIAAMFGGHATFTLSDETMDKMAEANNGLTGFHIHVCEGMNDVWDSRKNRGGIPPVERLLQHNLLGPDTMLGHCIHVTPAEMDIIKDSGTWLVNNPESNMGNAVGCAPVLEFMRRGIPVCMGTDAYTHDMLESLKVFLVIQRHNAAMPNVGWGEAMTMLFKNNYAMASKYFGRTFGKLAPGAAADVIVMDYPVFTPFSGDNIDGHMLFGMMGKNCRTTIVNGRVLYKDREFVAFDEERINAWTLEQSKKLWGTLNNRSY, encoded by the coding sequence ATGCTTATTGTCGGTAATGGTCGCGTCATCACCCGCGATGACGAGAAGCCCTACCTCGAGCACGGCGCGGTTGCCATCTACGGAGACACCATCGTTGCGGTGGGAGACGAGGCCGAGCTCAAGGCCGCCAACCCCGGCTACGAGTACGTCGACGCCCACGGCGGCGTCATCATGCCGGGCCTCGTGAACTGCCACACCCACATCTACTCGGGCCTGGCCCGCGGCCTGGCAATCGATGGCTGCAACCCCACGAACTTCCTCGAGAACCTCGAGCAGCAGTGGTGGAAGATCGACGACAACCTCACGCTCGACGGCACGCGCGCCAGCGCCTACGCCACGATCCTCGACTCGCTTCGTGACGGCGTCACCACGATCTTCGACCACCACGCGAGCTTCTGCGAGATTCCCGGCTCCCTGTTCGCCATCAAGGACGTCGCCAAGGAGCTCGGCATGCGCTCCTGCCTGTGCTACGAGGTCTCCGACCGCCGCGGCCAGGAGAAGTGCGACCAGTCGATCGCCGAGAACGCCGAGTTCGCCCAGTGGGCCCACGACGCGCGCGAGAAGGACAACGACACGATGATCGCCGCCATGTTCGGCGGCCACGCCACGTTCACCCTCTCCGACGAGACGATGGACAAGATGGCCGAGGCCAACAACGGCCTCACGGGCTTCCACATCCACGTCTGCGAGGGCATGAACGACGTGTGGGACTCCCGTAAGAACCGCGGCGGCATCCCGCCCGTGGAGCGCCTGCTGCAGCACAACCTGCTTGGCCCCGACACCATGCTCGGCCACTGCATCCACGTGACGCCCGCCGAGATGGACATCATCAAGGACTCCGGCACCTGGCTCGTCAACAACCCCGAGTCCAACATGGGCAACGCCGTGGGCTGCGCCCCGGTCCTGGAGTTCATGCGCCGCGGCATCCCAGTGTGCATGGGCACGGACGCCTACACCCATGACATGCTCGAGAGCCTCAAGGTCTTCCTCGTCATCCAGCGCCACAACGCCGCCATGCCCAACGTGGGCTGGGGCGAGGCCATGACGATGCTGTTCAAGAACAACTACGCGATGGCCTCCAAGTACTTCGGCCGCACGTTCGGCAAGCTCGCCCCCGGCGCCGCCGCAGACGTCATCGTCATGGACTACCCGGTGTTCACGCCCTTCTCCGGCGACAACATCGACGGCCACATGCTGTTCGGCATGATGGGCAAGAACTGCCGCACCACGATCGTCAACGGCCGTGTCCTCTACAAGGACCGCGAGTTCGTTGCCTTCGACGAGGAGCGCATCAACGCCTGGACGCTCGAGCAGTCCAAGAAGCTGTGGGGCACGCTGAACAACCGCAGCTACTAA
- a CDS encoding DUF1015 family protein, giving the protein MQIQGFSCTRPQPEHMDAMRACATAAELDALVAADAYTTDVSRALYLVARRHGDAVTTGVACCCSADELDGKIACEQVEEGAALARAGELEALGAHARPITIAYEGNMALDLILGAARSATPLYNLSNGADQLVVWRMSRPEAIEAVTATFATIEGHVVAGQLEAAAAQEVARRARKARPELDPRAAALHPLALLVSEAELAIGSADLLPGEGLLVHRFA; this is encoded by the coding sequence ATGCAGATTCAGGGCTTCTCGTGCACGAGGCCGCAGCCCGAGCACATGGACGCCATGCGGGCCTGTGCCACGGCCGCCGAGCTCGATGCACTCGTGGCCGCAGACGCCTACACCACCGATGTCTCGCGGGCGCTCTACCTTGTGGCACGAAGGCACGGCGATGCCGTGACGACAGGCGTCGCCTGCTGCTGCTCGGCAGACGAGCTAGATGGCAAGATCGCATGCGAGCAGGTCGAGGAGGGCGCAGCGCTGGCGCGGGCAGGCGAGCTGGAGGCGCTCGGCGCCCACGCGCGACCCATCACGATTGCCTACGAGGGCAACATGGCACTCGACCTCATCTTGGGCGCGGCGCGCTCGGCGACGCCGCTGTACAACCTCTCGAACGGGGCCGACCAGCTCGTCGTGTGGCGCATGAGCCGCCCGGAGGCCATCGAGGCCGTGACGGCAACGTTTGCCACCATCGAGGGTCACGTGGTGGCAGGGCAGCTCGAGGCAGCAGCCGCGCAGGAGGTGGCGAGGCGAGCCCGCAAGGCACGGCCTGAGCTGGACCCGCGCGCGGCCGCGCTCCACCCGCTCGCGCTGCTCGTCAGCGAGGCCGAGCTCGCCATCGGCTCGGCAGACCTGCTGCCCGGCGAGGGTCTTCTTGTGCATAGGTTTGCCTAG